A stretch of DNA from bacterium:
GGTCAAGGGGAACGTTATTGCCGCCTCCGTCGTGGTGCATGGAATGGTCAAGGGCAACATCACGGCCAAGGAGCGTATTGAGCTCAAGGGCGCGGCGCGGGTTTCCGGGGACATCAAGGCCAAGCGTCTGGTGGTGGAAGAGGGCGTCAGCTTGGTAGGTAAATTCGAGGTCACTCCCGTGGAGTCAGTTTCCGGTGAGGCGACGCTTGACATGGATACGCCTGTGACCGGCGCCGGTGACACAGAGAAGAGTGATGACGAAGGTGCTAAGTCCGCTTTGACAGCCCGGCCCGCGATGGATCCGCGCGCCCGGCCCGGTCAGCTTTTTGCGCGTAAGTAAATTTTTGCATGGCAGTCAACAGGAGGAATGAGGAATGGCGTTAAAACACGGTTTAGGGCGGGGTTTGAGTGCGTTGATTAAGGATACTCCCGCCGTGGCGCCTGCAGCAGCTCCTGCACCTGCCTCAGGAGGGCCGCTGATGGTTGAGGTCATCAAGATAAGGCCCAGTCCGTTTCAGCCGCGGCGAACCTTTGTACGCGAGGCCATGGAGGAGTTGGTGGCCTCGGTTCGCGAACATGGCGTGCTGGAACCACTCCTGGTCCGCAGGGCAGAGGATGGCTATGAGTTGATTGCCGGGGAGCGGCGTTGGCGGGCGGCACAGGAGGCTGGTTTGAAGCAGGTGCCTGTGGTGGTGCGCGACGCGACAGACCTGGAGGCGCTCGAGATCGGGCTGATTGAAAATCTTCAGCGTGCGGATCTCAATGTGGTTGAGGAGGCCGAAGGCTATCTGGCGTTGGCTCAGACTTTCAAGCTTACGCAGGATGAGATTGCGCAAAAGGTCAGCAAGGCGCGGGCCTCGGTGGCCAATGCGCTTCGCCTTTTGTCTCTGCCCAAGGAGGTTAAGAAATTCCTGACCGAGGGCCTGATTTCGGCCGGGCATGCCAAGATTTTGCTCTCGCTGGCAACCGAGCCCGAGCAATGCAAAATGGCTGAACGCATTATCAAAGAGGGCGTGTCCGTCCGCGAGCTGGAGCGGCTTGTTGAGCATTCACGTAAGACTCCCCGAAAGAAGGCAGTCGAGAAGGAAGATATTCCGGCGAGCCATCTGGTGTATCTCTCGGATAAGCTGCATCAGCATTTTGGGACCAGTGTTCAGGTTCATCCCTGCCGGACAACGGCCAATGGACGGAAGGTCAAGGGGTACATTCAGCTTGATATTTATACGAATGACGACCTTGACCGTATCCTTGATCTGTGCGGACTTGCCGAACGCTGATGAAGTGGATTGGTATCCCTGTGCTTCTGATTCTCGCTTCATGCGGGGGGCGTGAGCCTGCGCCCTCTTTACCCCAGCCTGATTACCGCGTATCTGATCTCAAAGGCTCGGTGGCGTTGAGTGAGGTTGAGTGGTTTTTAAATTCAGGGTCCGGGGTTGCGGGATCACCCCAGGCTTCCAAGGCGGCTGACTACCTGGCTGGCCGGTTGCGCGAACTGGGGGCGTTGACGACCATCGATGCCTTTGAAGACGCCACTCCTGAGGGGATCAAGACGTTCCGGAATGTGGTCGGTGTTATCCCCGGTCAGAAGGATCGTATTGTCATACTTGGTGCTCACTATGATCTGAAGTCAGGGATTGATTCCTTTGTTGGCGCAAATGACGCCGGGTCAGGGGTGGGGTTGCTGTTGGCGCTGGTGCCGGCCCTGAAAGCCGTTACGGCTGCCGGGCGGCCTGAAGTTTGGCTTGTCTTTCTGGATGGCGAAGAATGCCGGGAGAATTATGGTGCGAATGACGGGTTACATGGGAGCCGTCATCTGGCTGGAAAGTTGGCGGCTGATGGGCGCGCCGCCCAGGTACAGGCCTTTATTCTGGCGGATATGATTGGGGACAGGGATCTTGGCGTTACTATTCCGCGTAACAGTGATCCTGCTTTATTGGCGGCAGTATTCAAGGCGGCTAATGAAGCCGGAACGAGGACGGCATTTTCACTGAGTGACTATTCCATCCTGGATGATCATCAGCCATTTTTGGACAAGGGAATCCCGGCCATCGATTTGATTGATTTTCAGTATGGGTCAGCACCTCGACTCAATGACTATTGGCATACCGCCAACGACACGCTGGATAAGCTCAGTGCCAATAGCCTTGAAATCGTGGGGCAGGTTGTGTTGCGGCTGTTAAACGCTCTGCCGGTTCAGTCGAGGTCCGCCACCTTCAGGGCCGACAACTGATCATTCAGGGCGGAACCTATCGGGGTGATTTTTTCCCCATTCAATATTTTCTCAACGATAGCCTTGGTGTCACTCGCGAAATCACTTTTCAGAATCCAGCGCAGGAAGTTGGGATCCCGTTTCGCCAGGTCGCTGAGTTTTTCGCCCTTTTTCTTGCCGAAATTAATGGCGATCTCACCATTCGCCCAGCGGAGTTTTCCGTCGCGGTCCACCCAGGCCGGATCACGAAGATCGCAGTACTTGTCGAGTTCATTCATCGTTCGGGGGAGATCCGGATAGCGGTTGAATTGCCCTTCAAGAACCCGCACGGTGGCCAGGGCATCGGCTTCCGCCCGGTGTCCTTCCAGGAATAGTTCTCCGCAGTAGTGTTGCAGGGCGGCCTTGAGGTCGCGGGGTTCCCGCTTGTGATAAATGCGTTGGGCATCTACCATGCGCCGGCCTTCCATGCTGAAGTTGATGCTGGCGCGCAGGAATTCCTCAATCAACATGGGGATATCGAAGCGGATGATGTTGTAGCCGGCCAGATCGCAGCCCTCTAAGAAGCGGTAGATTTCTGCAGCCATGTCCCTGAAGAGGGGCTTGCCAGCCACATCCGCTTCGGTAATACCGTGGATGGCCGTGGACTCGGGCGGAATCGGGATGCCTGGATTAACGATAAAAGTACGCAATTCCTGCATGCCCTTGGGCGGGAGCAGTTTTACGATAGATAATTCAATAATACGGTCAGTTCGCGGGTTGATACCCGTAGACTCAATATCAAAAACAGCCAAAGGCCGGTCAAGTTGCCAATTAAACATGTATCCTCCGATTTCAGGTACGATAACCCAGTGTTTTGAAAAAAGCAACGCAAGCTATTGACAGCGGGGCAACTTTTCGCCATTATCTTTGGCCCTGCTATGAAGGCAGCTAAAGAGTTGGAGTACGATCATGTCGATGCATTCAAGTTTAAAGTCGGCGGATAAAATCGCCACAAAGCGTAATGTTCTTAAACGTTTCGAACGAGTTGACCTCCTGCGCAAGCGTGGGAAGTGGAAAGAGGGTAGCCGTGGACAAGGGCTCCCCAAAACCAAGCCTGAGTAATCAGGTTCGGCTTCAAAAATATCTCGCCTCCTGTGGCGTAGGATCCCGGCGTGCCTGCGAGCAATTCATCGCAGACAGCCGGGTTTCTGTCAATGGAGTGGTCGTTTCACAGCAAGGGGTCTCTGTTACCCCTGGCGACGATGTGGTCGAGATGGATGGGCAGCAGGTTTTTCCTCAGCAAAAGCTCTATTTCATGCTTAATAAGCCTGGTGGGGTTTTGTGTACCTGTCAGGATACCCATGGGCGGCGAACCTTTCTTGACTTGCTGCCGGATGTGAAAGAGCGACTGTATCCCGTTGGCCGTCTTGATCAGGATAGCGAAGGGCTATTGATTGTTACCAATGATGGGGCTCTGGCCTTGCGTTTGACCCATCCCCGGCATGAGGTGGCGAAGGTTTATCATGTGCGCCTGAATTATCCTTTGACCGATATTGCCAGACGCCGCATGCTTTCGGGGATTGAATCCGAAGGCGAGATGCTTCATGCCGAAGAAGTTGTTCCTGTGCCGGCACGGCCGTCTGAATACCTCATTACGCT
This window harbors:
- a CDS encoding polymer-forming cytoskeletal protein, which encodes MDEIKTIIADDVEINGSIKCSGSIKMAGKINGDVTTAGDVSVEKGAAVKGNVIAASVVVHGMVKGNITAKERIELKGAARVSGDIKAKRLVVEEGVSLVGKFEVTPVESVSGEATLDMDTPVTGAGDTEKSDDEGAKSALTARPAMDPRARPGQLFARK
- a CDS encoding ParB/RepB/Spo0J family partition protein; this translates as MALKHGLGRGLSALIKDTPAVAPAAAPAPASGGPLMVEVIKIRPSPFQPRRTFVREAMEELVASVREHGVLEPLLVRRAEDGYELIAGERRWRAAQEAGLKQVPVVVRDATDLEALEIGLIENLQRADLNVVEEAEGYLALAQTFKLTQDEIAQKVSKARASVANALRLLSLPKEVKKFLTEGLISAGHAKILLSLATEPEQCKMAERIIKEGVSVRELERLVEHSRKTPRKKAVEKEDIPASHLVYLSDKLHQHFGTSVQVHPCRTTANGRKVKGYIQLDIYTNDDLDRILDLCGLAER
- a CDS encoding M28 family peptidase; its protein translation is MKWIGIPVLLILASCGGREPAPSLPQPDYRVSDLKGSVALSEVEWFLNSGSGVAGSPQASKAADYLAGRLRELGALTTIDAFEDATPEGIKTFRNVVGVIPGQKDRIVILGAHYDLKSGIDSFVGANDAGSGVGLLLALVPALKAVTAAGRPEVWLVFLDGEECRENYGANDGLHGSRHLAGKLAADGRAAQVQAFILADMIGDRDLGVTIPRNSDPALLAAVFKAANEAGTRTAFSLSDYSILDDHQPFLDKGIPAIDLIDFQYGSAPRLNDYWHTANDTLDKLSANSLEIVGQVVLRLLNALPVQSRSATFRADN
- a CDS encoding 3'-5' exonuclease yields the protein MFNWQLDRPLAVFDIESTGINPRTDRIIELSIVKLLPPKGMQELRTFIVNPGIPIPPESTAIHGITEADVAGKPLFRDMAAEIYRFLEGCDLAGYNIIRFDIPMLIEEFLRASINFSMEGRRMVDAQRIYHKREPRDLKAALQHYCGELFLEGHRAEADALATVRVLEGQFNRYPDLPRTMNELDKYCDLRDPAWVDRDGKLRWANGEIAINFGKKKGEKLSDLAKRDPNFLRWILKSDFASDTKAIVEKILNGEKITPIGSALNDQLSALKVADLD
- a CDS encoding small basic protein, whose product is MSMHSSLKSADKIATKRNVLKRFERVDLLRKRGKWKEGSRGQGLPKTKPE
- a CDS encoding pseudouridine synthase; the protein is MDKGSPKPSLSNQVRLQKYLASCGVGSRRACEQFIADSRVSVNGVVVSQQGVSVTPGDDVVEMDGQQVFPQQKLYFMLNKPGGVLCTCQDTHGRRTFLDLLPDVKERLYPVGRLDQDSEGLLIVTNDGALALRLTHPRHEVAKVYHVRLNYPLTDIARRRMLSGIESEGEMLHAEEVVPVPARPSEYLITLREGRKRQVRRMVREVKLSVLTLQRISVGSLTLGSLPLGKVRALSRAEIDTLFREAGVGE